ACAACTATCTCTCCTTCCTCGTTTGGTGGGAGCGGCTTTCCCGTCTCGATGTCAATCACGAGGGCATCAACACCAAAATCAGGAATGCCAAGGCACTGAAGCTTTGGATTTTGGGGAGGGTTCATGTGCGTCTGGGAGATGGTCTCGGTTAAGCCGTAACCCTCCATGTACCTTATCCCCGTAAGCTGATACAGCTTCTCAGCCACGGCTTTGGGCATCGGCGCTCCCCCACCACCAACTACAAGCAGAGAGCTCAAATCCCTCTCAGCAATTTTCGGGTCGCTGAGCAGGTCAATTACCATCGTCGTTATGTTCACCCAGTGGGTGCAGCGATACCTCTCAATCGCCTGCAAAGCTGTCTCCCTGTCCCATCTCGTAAGCAAGACCATTGTGGCACCTATGTAGACCGGAGCGAGCATTGAATGCACCATTCCTGTGACATGGAAAAACGGCAGGGTTGCCAGTGATATGGCTGAGGGGGTGAGGTTAAACCAGTGAACTGAGCTCAGAACGTTTGCTATTGCTGTAAAATGCGTGTGCATGCAGCCCTTCGGTAACCCAGTTGTGCCCGCTGTGTAGGGAATCAGGGCAAGGTCATCGCTTCCTACCATAACTTCAGGCGGATTTCTCTCCTTCATTGCCTCACTCCAGCTTGTTGTCCCCTCAACGTCAATTTTTAGCTTGGCAAAGTCTGGAACTGGCAGTGTGGGCTGCTCGGGTATGAAGTCAGAGAGGTTTCCGCAAACCACCTGAATTCCAAGCTTCTTTGCCACAGGCAGAACCCTGCCTGCAAGCTCTGAAGTTGCTACAACAAGCTTGCTGCCAGAGTCGCTCAGAACGTACTCAAGCTCCCTCTCAACAAGCATCGGATTAACTGGCACGACAGCAGCATTGGCTCTCATTATTCCGAAAAATGCGATTACGAACTGCGGGGAGTTCTGGGCGTAGATTGCCACTCTGTCCCCTTTCTCAACCCCGGCATTGCTTAAAAAAGTGGCAAATCTCTCAACAGCGTCAAGAAGCTCATTGTACGTTATCTCCCTGCCATAGTAGATTATTGCAGCCTTATCGCCAAATCTCCTCGCAGACGTCTCGACAAACTCAAAGAGGGGAACCCTTGGGTAGTCAAGTGTTTTTGTCAAAAGAGGGGGCCAGTGCCTGAACCAAGGTTTCATTATTAAACGTGAAAAAGTAAGTATTTAACTGTTGCGCCTTATGCGAATCTTGGCGTCAACAACCTCCGCACCACTTGAACTCACCATGACCGGATTGCAGTCCATTTCAACGATTTCCGGAAACTCCTCTATCAGGTAATTTATCCTGAGTATCGTTTCAATGAAAGCCTCAACGTTGGCCTTCTCCCCACCCCTGTATCCCTCAAGAAGCCTGTATGCCTTTAGCTCCCTGACCATCTCCACCGCGTCCTGCCTCGTTATCGGCGTAACCCTCACAGAGACATCCTTCATGAGCTCAACAAGAATTCCCCCAGCCCCGCACGTAATCAAAGGCCCGAAGGACGGGTCTTCGGCGACACCTACGAACATCTCCACTCCTCTGCTCATTCTCTGCACGAGAAAGCCCTCGACCTCACCAATTCTTTTCAGCATTTCCTCGGCTTCTTTCTTGGCCTCTTTCGGAGTGAGGTTTACTTTCACAGCCCCCTTCTCGGTTTTGTGTATCAGATTTGGAGCGTGAGCCTTCAGCGCCACCCTTCCAAACTTTTTCGCGGCTTCGTAAACCTCCTCGGGTGTTTTCACGTACTCGTACTCAGGGAACGAAATGCCGAAGCATCTCAGAAGCTCGAAAGCCTCAGGCGGAGATAGCCACTCCCTCCTGCCTATTGCCTCCGCGATTATCGACGCCGCTCTTGCCCTGTCCACCTCAAATGTTGGAACGGGCTCGACGCTCTTTTCCCTCCACTTTGCATACTCTACAACCTTCCCAAGAACCTTTGCCGCTGTGTTCGGGAAGACGTAAACCGGAACCTTGACCTCATCACCTATGACGCCATCCTTCGAGTCGCTGCTTATGTAGATGTAAACAACAGGCTTCCCTACGGAATTTGCGTACTTTGCGGCGGAGATTACCGCCTTCTCGACCTCCTCGCTCTTCTCCTCACTCACCGCAGCGACGAAGATGCAAATTATCGCATCAACGTTCTCGTCTTCCGCCACTGTTTTCAGCGTTTGTCCATACATTCTGACGTCTGCCGATGCGGTCATGTCAACGGGGTTCTTCACGCTCGCTATTTCCGGCAAAAGATTTCTGAGCGATTCCTGCGTTCTCTCACTCAGCTCGGCGATTTCGAGGCCTACCTGATGGCACCAGTCAGAGGTTATTGCGCCCAGCCCCCCACCGTTCGTGACGATGCAGACTCTGTTTCCCTTGGGCAACGGCTGATGGAGAAGGAATTCCGAGATTGAGAAGAGCTCGTCAATCGAGCTTGCCCTGATTATGCCTGTCTGCTTGAAAAGCGCATCAATTGCTATTCCTGACGACGAAACAATGGCTCCGGTGTGTGACGCGACCGCCTTTGCTCCTGCGGGAGTTACTCCTGAAGCGATGGCGAGTATCGGCTTTTTCTTCGAAATTCTCTTAGCCAGCCTTGCAAACTTTCTCGGATTGGGTATGGATTCTTGGTAGAGCATTATCAGCTTCGTCCTCCCATCCTCCTCCCAGAACTCTATGAGGTCGTTGCTCGTAATGTCTGCACTGTTGCCAAGTGAGACGAAGTACGATAAACCGAGGCCGTAGTTGTTAACCCTGTCCATTAAGGCGAGTCCTACCGCACCGCTCTGCGAGGCAAAGGCTATGCTCCCCTCATTCGGTGGGGTGGGGGCAAAGGTGGCGAGGAGCCTTGTTTCGGGAGCCGTGTTGATGATACCCATGCAGTTCGGCCCAATCAGCCTCATTCCGTACTTTCTGCAGATTTCCACCAGCTTTTTCTGCCTCTCCACACCCTCTCCGCCAACCTCAGCAAAACCAGCGGTCAGGACGAGGAGGGCCTTAACCCCTTTTTTACCGCACTCCTCGGCGACTTCAAGGGCGTATTTCACCGGAACTGAAAGGACGGCAAGCTCAACTTCGTCAGGCACCTCGGAGATTGTCGGGTAGGCTCTCACACCCATTATCGCCTTGGCAGCCCTGTTTACGGGATAAGCGACACCGTTGAACCTGTATGTGAGGAGATTGTAGAAGGTCCTTCCCCCGACCTTCTCAACATCCCTCGAAGCGCCTATTACTGCAACCGATTCCGGGTTGAAGAAGTGCTTCAGAGCGTTGAAAGTTGCGATTTTCTCCCTTTTCTCGAAGTACTCAATCACATTCTCCGTCAAAGAGGTTGACATCCTAATTCTTATCTTCCCCCCCATTGGTGTTATCTCAACCGGAAATCCCGATTCCTTGAAGACTTCAATGATGGCGTAGTTGTCCGCCCTCACATCAGCTTCAAAAATCTTTATTCCTCTTTTTTCCGCAATCTCTGCAAGCGCTCCGAGGAGTATCGTTCCCAAACCCCTCCCTTGAAACTCTTCCCTGACCACAAACCCCACTTCCGCGGAATCTCCGGAAGTTTTTCTGTAAACTGCGTGCCCAACAATTTTGTCTCCTAAGAGAGCTACAATTCCGAATTCGTCCTCACTGCAGACAAGATAAGATTCTACGATTTTGCAGACCTCCTCCTCGCTTGGAGTGTAGGAGAATCTCATTTTTAGCGATTCGGTAGAGAGCGAGAGATAGAGGTCCTTTAGGCCCTCATAATCTTTCTCGTTCACAGGCCTTAAGCGAACAACGCTTCCGTCTTTGAGATAAGCTTCTCCTTCCAGACCGTAGAGTTTGACTCTCATTGGCTCTCAGCTTCCCGGTTTGTTAAAATACCTTTCTCGTCTTTTCCCGACAGAATCCTGAGCAGTAAAAGTCCCACCTCGTACATGATAATGAAAAGGGCAAGGCTGGCAATCTGGGTTAAACCTGTAAAATCCATCGTCAGATTTGTTATAAAAACCAGGATGAGGATGTAGACGGGAATTCTTAAGCTCCTGTAGGTGGAGTACTTTACCACACCAAATCTGTCGGACAGCACCATGAAAAGCGGTATCTGGAAGAAGAACCCGAAGGAAATCAGCAGCTTGAAGGCGTTTGTCAGCGTTTTCTCGGCAGAGAGGTAGGGGTCGGCAGCACTTGTTAACGCAATGCTGTAAATTGTCGGAACAACGAACTTGTAGGCAAAAAATGTTCCGAAGAGGAATATTCCGTAGCTTGGAATCAGAATGGCCTTCAAGAACCTCCTTTCGTGCTCGTAAAGCCCCGGTTTGGCAAAAAGGTAGAGCTCGTAGATAACGTACGGATACAGGAAGATAAGGGATGTGATTAATGAGAAGCCCAGCCTGATCACGACCCATTCAATGGGGGAAAACACGTAGATTGGGTTCTCTCCAACAAGCGAGTACCAGAAGGCCAGCAGATACGGGTAGGAAACGTAGTAAGAAATCGATACCGCTACAATCAGGATTATACATACCCTCAACAACCTTTTTCTGAGTTCCTCAATGTGCTCCCTCAGCTCAAGTTCTCTGTCCTCAGGCGGGCCACTCACAGAAACAATCTGGTTGAGAATAATAAAGCTTTGATTTTGGTGCAGTCGTTTAGAAAATAATTCGAAAAAAGTTAGGAAGAGTATGCTACTAGGTAGGTGTCTCCGTCGTCAGCAAGCTCCTGGGGAGCTACGTTGTATCCGTACCTCCAGCTCCATCCCGGATTCTGGTCGATGTCGGGCCCACCATTGGCCTTGTAAGCAGCCCAGATCAGCTCGCTGCAATAGTAGCTTTTTCCGTAAACCTCCTTTCCTCCAACGTAGGTCAGCCACTTGTAGTCGTAGGGAAGGCCAACCTTCGTGAGGGCCCAGCTAACGGCCTTGGACTTTATATCATTGCTGGTCTTCACCCTGTAAACAGCAACCTCATCAGCATTTCTCGCCATGCTGACCGAAACAACCCTCACGCCATCCTTCCACGCCTCAACCATCTGACCGTTGCCTATGTACATCGCAGCGTGGTGCCAATGGCCGACGATGTTGCCAAACGTGTCCTCAAGCCATCCCGCACAGCCCCTGCAGAGCAGAATGTCGCCTGGCTGCAAAACACTCAAATCGAGGTTGTTACCGTCACCCGTCCAATCGCCGG
The nucleotide sequence above comes from Archaeoglobus fulgidus DSM 4304. Encoded proteins:
- a CDS encoding long-chain fatty acid--CoA ligase; translation: MKPWFRHWPPLLTKTLDYPRVPLFEFVETSARRFGDKAAIIYYGREITYNELLDAVERFATFLSNAGVEKGDRVAIYAQNSPQFVIAFFGIMRANAAVVPVNPMLVERELEYVLSDSGSKLVVATSELAGRVLPVAKKLGIQVVCGNLSDFIPEQPTLPVPDFAKLKIDVEGTTSWSEAMKERNPPEVMVGSDDLALIPYTAGTTGLPKGCMHTHFTAIANVLSSVHWFNLTPSAISLATLPFFHVTGMVHSMLAPVYIGATMVLLTRWDRETALQAIERYRCTHWVNITTMVIDLLSDPKIAERDLSSLLVVGGGGAPMPKAVAEKLYQLTGIRYMEGYGLTETISQTHMNPPQNPKLQCLGIPDFGVDALVIDIETGKPLPPNEEGEIVVSGPEIFKGYWNKPEETEKAFIEIDGKRYFRTGDLGYMDEDGYFFIVDRIKRMINRSGFKVWPAEVEAVLYKHPAVKEVCVIGVPDERVVEEVKAFIVVNPEYRGKITEEEIIQWAKQQMAAYKYPRIVEFDDELPKSGAGKILWRLLQEREKEKLEKGGG
- the acs gene encoding acetate--CoA ligase alpha subunit translates to MRVKLYGLEGEAYLKDGSVVRLRPVNEKDYEGLKDLYLSLSTESLKMRFSYTPSEEEVCKIVESYLVCSEDEFGIVALLGDKIVGHAVYRKTSGDSAEVGFVVREEFQGRGLGTILLGALAEIAEKRGIKIFEADVRADNYAIIEVFKESGFPVEITPMGGKIRIRMSTSLTENVIEYFEKREKIATFNALKHFFNPESVAVIGASRDVEKVGGRTFYNLLTYRFNGVAYPVNRAAKAIMGVRAYPTISEVPDEVELAVLSVPVKYALEVAEECGKKGVKALLVLTAGFAEVGGEGVERQKKLVEICRKYGMRLIGPNCMGIINTAPETRLLATFAPTPPNEGSIAFASQSGAVGLALMDRVNNYGLGLSYFVSLGNSADITSNDLIEFWEEDGRTKLIMLYQESIPNPRKFARLAKRISKKKPILAIASGVTPAGAKAVASHTGAIVSSSGIAIDALFKQTGIIRASSIDELFSISEFLLHQPLPKGNRVCIVTNGGGLGAITSDWCHQVGLEIAELSERTQESLRNLLPEIASVKNPVDMTASADVRMYGQTLKTVAEDENVDAIICIFVAAVSEEKSEEVEKAVISAAKYANSVGKPVVYIYISSDSKDGVIGDEVKVPVYVFPNTAAKVLGKVVEYAKWREKSVEPVPTFEVDRARAASIIAEAIGRREWLSPPEAFELLRCFGISFPEYEYVKTPEEVYEAAKKFGRVALKAHAPNLIHKTEKGAVKVNLTPKEAKKEAEEMLKRIGEVEGFLVQRMSRGVEMFVGVAEDPSFGPLITCGAGGILVELMKDVSVRVTPITRQDAVEMVRELKAYRLLEGYRGGEKANVEAFIETILRINYLIEEFPEIVEMDCNPVMVSSSGAEVVDAKIRIRRNS
- the tatC gene encoding twin-arginine translocase subunit TatC, producing MSGPPEDRELELREHIEELRKRLLRVCIILIVAVSISYYVSYPYLLAFWYSLVGENPIYVFSPIEWVVIRLGFSLITSLIFLYPYVIYELYLFAKPGLYEHERRFLKAILIPSYGIFLFGTFFAYKFVVPTIYSIALTSAADPYLSAEKTLTNAFKLLISFGFFFQIPLFMVLSDRFGVVKYSTYRSLRIPVYILILVFITNLTMDFTGLTQIASLALFIIMYEVGLLLLRILSGKDEKGILTNREAESQ
- a CDS encoding YiiX/YebB-like N1pC/P60 family cysteine hydrolase; its protein translation is MMRKLLLGLLVLVVSAAPAMGLIPGDWTGDGNNLDLSVLQPGDILLCRGCAGWLEDTFGNIVGHWHHAAMYIGNGQMVEAWKDGVRVVSVSMARNADEVAVYRVKTSNDIKSKAVSWALTKVGLPYDYKWLTYVGGKEVYGKSYYCSELIWAAYKANGGPDIDQNPGWSWRYGYNVAPQELADDGDTYLVAYSS